A stretch of the Candidatus Saccharimonadales bacterium genome encodes the following:
- a CDS encoding lysylphosphatidylglycerol synthase transmembrane domain-containing protein yields the protein MPERDEQYIPLQLIILGFADNCLKGLILRYNMLMVRKHLRSAVAVIVLLATCIAFTYYVRQNPEIIRQITKLSLADLGLLLALYGVFLGTLVWIQRETLELCEIKLGRKESMLLIMYSSIINFFGPLQSGPAFRAAYLKRRHNIKLKNYTIATLLYYAFYAAFSGLFILAYFVGLWVLAGICLIVVLAPLIVRRAHWLPVRFQRLKLQHVGSLAVATLAQVTMFAIIFYVELGSFGQQISAVPALIYTGAANFALFVSVTPGAIGFRESFVVFSQSLHHLPSSQVVTASLIDRGVYVLYLLILIVIATSMQAKKYLSNGPKHITKSDEE from the coding sequence ATGCCTGAACGCGACGAACAATACATACCATTACAGCTCATTATACTGGGTTTTGCTGACAATTGCCTTAAAGGTCTGATTTTGCGCTACAATATGCTCATGGTCCGCAAGCATCTTCGGTCTGCTGTTGCAGTCATTGTCCTCCTCGCCACCTGCATAGCATTTACTTACTACGTCCGGCAGAATCCAGAAATCATACGGCAGATCACTAAACTGTCGCTGGCTGACCTGGGATTATTACTGGCGTTGTATGGTGTATTTCTGGGTACGCTTGTCTGGATTCAGCGCGAAACGCTGGAACTGTGCGAGATCAAACTCGGCCGCAAAGAAAGCATGCTGCTCATCATGTACTCCTCGATCATCAATTTTTTTGGCCCGCTGCAGAGCGGTCCAGCCTTCCGGGCCGCATACCTCAAGCGGCGCCATAACATTAAGCTCAAAAATTATACGATCGCCACACTGCTGTATTACGCTTTTTATGCTGCTTTTAGCGGGTTGTTCATACTCGCTTACTTTGTCGGTCTGTGGGTACTGGCCGGCATCTGCCTGATCGTCGTCCTGGCACCGCTGATAGTTCGCCGGGCGCACTGGCTGCCGGTGCGCTTCCAACGCCTCAAACTGCAGCATGTCGGCAGTTTGGCAGTCGCAACGCTGGCGCAGGTTACTATGTTCGCCATTATTTTCTATGTTGAACTCGGCAGCTTCGGGCAACAGATCAGCGCCGTACCAGCACTGATCTACACCGGTGCAGCAAATTTCGCACTATTTGTGTCCGTTACACCGGGAGCGATTGGATTCCGCGAATCATTTGTCGTCTTTTCGCAGAGCCTGCACCATCTGCCAAGCAGCCAGGTGGTCACCGCCAGCCTGATCGACCGCGGCGTCTACGTCCTATACTTGCTTATACTGATTGTTATTGCAACCAGCATGCAAGCCAAGAAATATCTATCAAACGGCCCAAAACACATAACGAAGAGTGATGAGGAATAA
- a CDS encoding ASCH domain-containing protein has product MEEIGIESTVLKQIFEGNKTVEGRLGKAKFLKLKVGDSLQLREDVWENGSIIKSIPNQGIIRITQILYFVSFREMLESLDIESILPTVKSLDEAIATYHTFYTPEDEAEYGVVAFTFKYS; this is encoded by the coding sequence ATGGAAGAAATTGGAATAGAATCTACAGTATTAAAGCAAATTTTTGAAGGAAACAAGACAGTTGAAGGCAGACTGGGGAAAGCAAAATTCTTAAAGCTTAAAGTCGGTGATAGCTTGCAGCTACGCGAGGACGTATGGGAAAATGGCTCAATTATCAAATCCATCCCTAATCAGGGGATAATAAGGATCACGCAAATACTGTACTTCGTCTCATTTCGCGAGATGCTGGAATCATTAGATATCGAGTCTATATTACCTACAGTAAAATCCCTTGATGAAGCAATAGCTACGTATCATACATTTTATACACCTGAAGATGAAGCTGAATACGGTGTTGTGGCATTTACATTTAAATATAGCTAG
- a CDS encoding DUF4287 domain-containing protein, whose translation MSFQAYLDNIEAKTGKTPDDFIKLAQSKGFDDPSVKPAEIVSWLKQDFGLGHGHAMALVHVIKHGPKISDKHVGSQGKHCDETDTLRLDGKNKKQSAQNT comes from the coding sequence ATGTCGTTTCAAGCATACTTAGATAATATCGAAGCAAAAACCGGGAAAACGCCGGATGATTTTATAAAGCTCGCTCAGAGTAAGGGCTTTGATGACCCCTCAGTCAAACCAGCCGAAATCGTGAGCTGGCTCAAACAAGATTTTGGACTCGGGCATGGACATGCCATGGCCTTAGTCCATGTCATAAAACATGGTCCTAAGATAAGTGACAAACACGTGGGCAGTCAGGGCAAACACTGCGATGAAACAGATACGCTGCGTTTAGACGGCAAAAATAAGAAGCAGTCTGCACAAAATACATAA
- a CDS encoding NUDIX domain-containing protein, whose protein sequence is MNNINLVTKCFITDDAGRVLILKRSDTARIRPGKWDLPGGIVEHKEDPNTAVLREIKEETSIDINTATIIHASTEVSPAYILTLFYSTKYYGDATAISHEHSSFEWINFDDFYNLDLPDKFKVAAKCLL, encoded by the coding sequence ATGAATAATATAAACCTAGTAACAAAATGTTTTATCACAGATGATGCTGGGAGAGTTCTCATACTCAAAAGATCCGACACTGCGCGAATCAGGCCAGGGAAGTGGGATTTACCTGGAGGGATAGTTGAACACAAGGAAGATCCTAATACAGCAGTACTGCGTGAAATCAAAGAAGAGACGTCGATTGACATCAATACGGCTACCATAATACACGCATCAACTGAAGTAAGTCCTGCATATATATTAACTTTGTTCTACTCAACAAAATATTACGGCGATGCGACAGCAATTAGCCATGAGCACAGTTCTTTCGAATGGATCAATTTCGATGATTTTTATAACTTAGATTTACCAGACAAATTTAAAGTTGCTGCGAAATGTCTACTTTAA
- the mscL gene encoding large conductance mechanosensitive channel protein MscL gives MFQEFKKFVLRGNVVDLAVAVVIGAAFTSVVTAFVTDFLTPLIASVQGSHDFAKYAFQLNGTSFPYGHFLNAFISFLLTAAVVFFFVVQPLNHLTEISKRAKKTADPTTRSCPACYGEIPVKASRCMHCTTRFAPNDPSTK, from the coding sequence ATGTTTCAGGAATTTAAAAAATTTGTGCTGCGTGGCAATGTCGTCGATCTCGCGGTAGCGGTCGTCATCGGAGCTGCCTTTACATCGGTGGTTACTGCCTTTGTAACGGACTTTCTGACGCCGCTGATTGCATCTGTTCAGGGTTCACACGACTTCGCAAAATACGCATTTCAGCTAAACGGCACTAGTTTTCCATACGGGCATTTCCTCAATGCCTTCATTAGCTTTCTACTAACGGCTGCTGTCGTCTTTTTCTTCGTGGTACAGCCGCTTAATCATTTGACGGAAATCAGCAAACGAGCCAAGAAAACTGCCGACCCAACTACTCGCAGCTGCCCAGCCTGCTACGGAGAAATACCCGTCAAAGCGTCGCGCTGTATGCACTGCACGACGCGGTTCGCGCCGAATGATCCTTCGACGAAGTAA
- a CDS encoding M15 family metallopeptidase yields the protein MPRRTRIILILLVVCMLIVGTITLVSRSDSTASVSGATAKATKQKPASATNFASASFNKTRLSRTDPGSIWVVVNKHHPLSQLSYAPTDLTAVGNGQYLRAEAATALARMLSDAKQAGLTITPASAYRSYTTQVTVYNREVATNGQAVADSQSARPGYSEHQTGFGVDLAGGGCYIEDCFGETAEGKWAADNAYKYGYILRYTPDDTPITGYRAESWHFRYVGVDLAAELRKQKVATLEEFFGISGGADYR from the coding sequence ATGCCACGCCGCACTCGTATCATCCTTATACTGCTTGTCGTATGCATGCTGATAGTCGGAACAATTACATTAGTCTCGCGCTCCGACAGTACAGCTTCAGTCAGCGGTGCTACTGCAAAAGCGACAAAACAAAAGCCTGCGTCAGCTACAAATTTCGCGTCGGCTTCGTTTAACAAAACTCGGCTGTCGCGAACTGACCCCGGTAGTATTTGGGTCGTCGTCAACAAGCACCATCCATTGTCACAATTGTCGTACGCCCCGACCGATCTAACTGCTGTCGGCAATGGGCAATATCTGCGCGCCGAAGCAGCGACAGCACTCGCACGTATGCTGAGCGACGCCAAACAAGCAGGACTAACAATTACCCCAGCTAGCGCTTATCGCTCTTATACTACGCAGGTGACAGTATATAACCGTGAGGTAGCGACCAACGGTCAGGCGGTTGCCGACAGTCAGAGCGCCCGGCCCGGATACAGCGAGCACCAAACCGGCTTTGGCGTTGATCTGGCAGGCGGTGGCTGCTACATCGAAGATTGCTTCGGCGAAACAGCTGAAGGCAAATGGGCCGCAGACAATGCTTACAAGTACGGATACATACTCCGCTACACACCGGATGATACACCAATCACTGGCTACCGGGCAGAGTCATGGCATTTTCGGTATGTCGGGGTCGATCTTGCAGCAGAGCTACGCAAACAGAAGGTTGCCACACTCGAAGAGTTCTTTGGTATCAGCGGTGGGGCAGACTATAGGTAG
- the nhaA gene encoding Na+/H+ antiporter NhaA encodes MHSKIKNIAQAFHPAQLSALATYLLKDEAISGKLILGATILALIAANTALRTAYDGLWNMQLSIGVGDWVLSKDLRHWIDEGLMAIFFLVVGLELKRELVKGELRRLKTASLPFAAALGGMVVPAVLYLIITRGTGASNGWAIPMATDIAFAVAILAFVGKGIPASIRLFLLTLAIVDDIGAVVIIALFYSSGINLYMLGIAATIALLFAALHTYRLLSMPLFVGGSILLWLAVEQSGIHASIAGAVIGLLAPLATRKDEHESIAERLEKRTIPLSTLIVVPLFAFASTGIAFSLDIFSDSRTAPIAGGIILGLVVGKVLGIVGASWLMIRLKISELPSGSSWNHVIGVGLLAGIGFTVSIFVTELAFEEEQLIQAAKISIFIASAISGGLGIVALKYFAKK; translated from the coding sequence TTGCACAGTAAAATCAAAAATATAGCTCAAGCATTCCATCCTGCGCAGCTATCGGCTCTCGCGACGTATTTACTGAAGGACGAAGCAATAAGCGGGAAGTTAATACTCGGAGCCACCATTCTGGCATTGATTGCTGCCAACACTGCGCTACGGACAGCCTATGACGGCTTATGGAATATGCAGCTCAGCATAGGAGTGGGCGACTGGGTTCTATCAAAAGACCTACGCCACTGGATAGACGAGGGGCTGATGGCAATTTTCTTTCTGGTCGTCGGGCTGGAACTAAAGCGGGAACTTGTCAAAGGTGAACTGCGCAGACTAAAGACAGCATCATTGCCGTTTGCAGCAGCGCTCGGTGGTATGGTTGTGCCAGCAGTACTATATTTAATAATTACCCGCGGGACTGGGGCAAGTAACGGCTGGGCTATACCAATGGCTACAGATATTGCGTTTGCGGTCGCCATATTAGCTTTTGTCGGTAAGGGCATACCGGCTTCGATACGTCTGTTTTTATTAACACTGGCAATCGTAGACGACATCGGCGCGGTTGTCATCATTGCTCTCTTCTACAGCTCTGGCATTAACCTATATATGCTCGGCATTGCTGCTACAATCGCTCTACTTTTTGCGGCTCTGCATACGTACAGATTGCTGTCGATGCCGCTGTTTGTAGGTGGTAGCATACTGCTTTGGCTGGCAGTGGAACAATCAGGCATACACGCCAGTATTGCCGGGGCGGTCATCGGGCTGCTGGCACCACTAGCCACTCGCAAAGATGAGCACGAATCTATTGCTGAACGGCTTGAAAAACGCACCATACCGCTATCTACACTGATCGTTGTTCCGCTCTTTGCGTTTGCTAGTACTGGGATAGCATTTTCGCTCGATATATTTAGCGACAGCAGAACTGCCCCGATTGCCGGAGGGATTATACTTGGTCTCGTAGTCGGTAAAGTTCTCGGCATCGTCGGCGCTTCATGGCTCATGATACGCTTGAAAATATCCGAGCTGCCGAGCGGGTCGAGCTGGAATCATGTCATTGGTGTCGGGCTGCTGGCCGGAATTGGATTTACGGTGTCGATATTCGTAACAGAACTTGCCTTCGAAGAAGAGCAACTCATACAAGCAGCCAAAATCAGCATCTTTATAGCCTCAGCTATCAGCGGTGGGCTCGGCATTGTTGCACTGAAGTATTTTGCGAAGAAATAA
- a CDS encoding ATP-binding protein has translation MFRSALFKLTAVYVALVMSICIVFSVVLYRVAVHELHTGIYNQYTRWTTAYEPFGLRTPGTPNAELALRSHRIFLEIVYFNILVLILTSAASYLLARRTLRPIEAAHEQQKRFTADVSHELRTPLTALKMETEVALLDSKSSGKELRSTLRSNMEEVERMEALINNLLLLSSMEAGKLRNEFTTLDIQEVINNATETVRPLAATKNIKIDAKLEQKQLKGNRGSLTQLFIILLENAVKYSPAGSNVKLTMLRGRGRVIVDIQDSGAGIPASALPHVFDRFYRADTARTSNESTPSPRGFGLGLSLAKLIADLHDGEIVISSTEGSGTSVSVILPTTLKS, from the coding sequence ATGTTTCGCTCGGCGCTATTCAAACTGACGGCCGTCTATGTGGCGCTCGTTATGTCAATTTGCATCGTATTCAGCGTCGTACTATACCGCGTCGCCGTGCATGAGTTGCATACTGGCATCTATAATCAATACACCCGCTGGACGACCGCCTACGAACCTTTTGGTCTGCGCACACCTGGTACGCCCAATGCCGAGCTTGCCCTGAGATCTCATCGTATATTCCTGGAAATAGTCTACTTCAACATTTTAGTACTCATCCTGACCTCCGCTGCCAGCTATCTGCTAGCCCGGCGCACTCTACGGCCAATCGAGGCGGCCCACGAGCAGCAAAAACGCTTTACTGCCGATGTCAGTCACGAACTGCGCACCCCGCTGACCGCGCTCAAGATGGAAACAGAAGTCGCCCTGCTCGATTCGAAATCATCCGGCAAAGAGCTACGTAGTACGCTGCGCAGCAACATGGAGGAAGTCGAGCGCATGGAAGCGCTCATAAATAACCTGTTGCTCCTCAGCAGCATGGAAGCTGGCAAGCTGCGCAACGAGTTCACAACGCTTGATATACAGGAAGTCATCAACAACGCTACAGAAACTGTCCGGCCGCTGGCAGCGACTAAAAATATAAAAATTGATGCTAAATTGGAGCAAAAACAGCTGAAGGGAAATCGTGGCAGTCTGACACAGCTATTTATAATTCTGCTTGAAAACGCTGTCAAATACAGTCCGGCTGGCTCCAATGTGAAACTAACTATGCTCCGCGGCCGCGGCAGGGTAATTGTCGACATTCAGGATAGCGGTGCCGGTATTCCCGCCAGCGCGCTGCCGCATGTGTTCGACAGGTTTTACCGCGCCGACACTGCGCGTACGAGCAACGAATCAACTCCGTCACCCCGTGGCTTCGGACTCGGACTGTCGCTTGCCAAGCTTATCGCCGACCTCCATGACGGAGAGATCGTTATTAGTAGTACCGAAGGAAGCGGAACCAGCGTCAGCGTTATATTGCCGACTACCTTGAAATCATAA
- a CDS encoding YihY/virulence factor BrkB family protein: protein MKFLDSAKSAVDTYQQKHAVLAFSVAVIKRYGDDKAGRQAALITYYAFLALFPLLLVFITVLSIVASGDPELQKRISGEVFQYFPAMSSSIQNSVHTLKGSGVVLALEILALLYGARGLAAMLQEAFNNVWHVDKQHRPNFVGDNLRSFAMMFSVGIGIIIGTVVSYGLSSILDIGIIGAILITIVNLAIVFGLFLVVFRLGTSNRIRLHWLVPGALIAASGLLLVQHFGTRIMSQQLPKLNDSYGSFALTLGIMFWIYIQSQIIIYALVITAVRAQKDWPKPMFDDTSDT from the coding sequence ATGAAATTCTTAGACTCGGCGAAGAGTGCCGTCGATACATATCAGCAAAAACATGCCGTTTTAGCCTTTTCAGTCGCTGTCATCAAGCGTTACGGTGATGACAAGGCAGGACGGCAAGCTGCACTCATAACCTACTATGCTTTCTTGGCTTTATTCCCGTTGCTGCTAGTATTTATTACCGTTCTCAGCATAGTCGCCAGCGGTGATCCCGAACTCCAAAAACGCATTAGTGGTGAAGTATTTCAATATTTTCCGGCGATGAGCTCAAGCATACAAAACAGCGTGCACACCCTTAAGGGCAGCGGCGTCGTACTAGCCCTAGAAATCCTTGCACTACTGTACGGTGCCCGTGGTCTGGCGGCGATGCTGCAGGAAGCCTTCAACAACGTTTGGCATGTCGACAAACAGCACCGGCCGAATTTTGTCGGTGACAACTTACGCAGCTTTGCCATGATGTTTTCTGTCGGTATTGGCATTATCATCGGTACGGTTGTCAGCTATGGGCTTAGCAGCATCCTCGATATTGGCATTATTGGCGCTATACTCATAACAATCGTCAACTTGGCGATTGTATTCGGCTTGTTTCTCGTTGTATTTCGGCTGGGTACATCAAACCGCATTAGGCTTCACTGGCTGGTGCCCGGAGCCTTGATAGCTGCCAGCGGACTATTGCTCGTACAGCATTTTGGTACCCGCATTATGTCGCAACAGCTGCCGAAACTGAATGATAGCTACGGCTCATTTGCCCTGACACTTGGCATAATGTTTTGGATATACATACAATCGCAGATTATTATTTATGCGCTGGTTATCACGGCAGTACGAGCCCAGAAGGATTGGCCGAAACCGATGTTTGATGATACATCAGACACATAA
- a CDS encoding lysylphosphatidylglycerol synthase domain-containing protein, with amino-acid sequence MATRTPPAKHRPYHLAMQRNLLINIVIFGGVLYLFGWQLRGVSESLTALRQADVVQTLCALAAIIVSYVAAALSYQALAIRRLQFRATLAVQVASGFTNRLLPAGLGGLGLFAAYYKKQGHTLPVSSALVATNNLVGFIGNSILLIAVVLLHPSYIRQFNGLNASGAVLIIAAGIVAGLCLFLFIRQDLLRRLMAFVRATWHALRVYLRPNSRTVKALLCNMIATSCNVLALSLAVSAAHGSLDWPAALLVLSLGTAIGAAVPTPGGIGGVEAGLLAGMVAFNVSPASGLAAVFLYRGLSYWLPIIPGIVAFRLIEKRLL; translated from the coding sequence ATGGCTACACGCACTCCGCCTGCTAAGCATCGTCCCTATCACCTGGCAATGCAGCGTAATCTACTCATTAATATAGTCATCTTTGGGGGTGTATTGTATCTATTTGGGTGGCAGCTGCGCGGTGTATCCGAAAGCCTGACGGCGCTGCGGCAAGCTGATGTCGTGCAAACACTTTGTGCCTTGGCGGCAATTATTGTCAGCTACGTCGCTGCTGCGCTCAGCTACCAAGCTCTAGCGATCCGGCGTCTGCAGTTCCGGGCGACACTGGCCGTCCAGGTTGCATCGGGCTTTACCAACAGGTTGCTACCGGCTGGCCTGGGCGGGCTGGGACTATTCGCAGCCTACTATAAAAAGCAGGGTCACACGCTGCCGGTTTCGTCTGCGCTTGTCGCGACTAATAACCTCGTCGGGTTTATCGGTAATAGTATTTTACTGATAGCTGTCGTACTGCTACATCCATCGTACATCAGGCAGTTTAACGGTCTTAATGCTTCAGGTGCAGTCCTGATTATAGCTGCGGGCATTGTGGCTGGCCTGTGTCTGTTTTTGTTCATTCGGCAGGATCTGCTGCGGCGCCTGATGGCATTTGTTCGGGCGACCTGGCATGCACTCCGCGTCTATCTTCGTCCCAATAGCCGTACAGTCAAAGCACTGCTATGTAATATGATAGCCACGAGCTGTAATGTCTTGGCTTTGAGCCTGGCCGTATCAGCTGCTCACGGTTCGCTCGATTGGCCAGCGGCGCTGCTCGTCTTGTCGCTCGGTACGGCTATCGGCGCTGCGGTGCCGACTCCGGGAGGTATAGGCGGCGTCGAAGCTGGCTTGCTGGCAGGCATGGTGGCGTTCAACGTTTCTCCGGCCAGTGGACTGGCTGCTGTATTTTTGTACCGTGGCCTGTCCTATTGGCTGCCAATCATTCCCGGCATCGTAGCTTTCCGGCTGATTGAAAAACGCTTGCTGTAG
- a CDS encoding response regulator transcription factor, translating into MRILVVEDEVKIASAVKRGLELQGYAVDMVHDGDAGYAYASSDDYDLIVLDRMLPGMDGTALCQKLRADGVHTPVLMLTARGTIGDKVEGLNSGADDYLVKPFSFDELTARVRALLRRPATSTGTILKVDTLEFDPVAYTAHRAGQPIKLSHKEFLLLEYFMHHAGQIITKDSLIAHIWNEEADILPNTVEVYIGYLRTKIDRAFPDEKPLLHTRRGFGYILGESA; encoded by the coding sequence ATGCGTATATTAGTCGTTGAAGATGAAGTTAAGATAGCCAGTGCCGTCAAACGCGGTTTGGAGTTGCAGGGCTACGCTGTCGACATGGTGCATGACGGTGACGCCGGCTACGCCTACGCTTCGAGCGATGATTATGATTTGATTGTACTGGACCGTATGCTGCCCGGCATGGACGGCACTGCGCTGTGCCAAAAACTCCGTGCCGATGGCGTTCACACGCCGGTTTTGATGCTGACGGCCCGGGGAACCATCGGTGATAAAGTTGAAGGCCTCAACAGCGGGGCTGACGACTATCTCGTCAAGCCGTTCTCATTCGATGAACTAACCGCCCGCGTGCGAGCACTCCTTCGGCGGCCGGCTACCAGTACCGGCACAATCCTTAAAGTTGACACCCTGGAGTTTGATCCAGTCGCCTATACTGCACATCGTGCCGGACAGCCGATCAAACTCTCGCACAAAGAGTTTTTACTGCTTGAATATTTTATGCATCACGCTGGGCAGATCATCACCAAAGATTCACTGATTGCTCACATTTGGAACGAAGAGGCCGATATACTGCCTAATACCGTCGAAGTCTATATTGGCTATCTACGTACCAAGATCGACCGTGCCTTCCCGGACGAGAAGCCGCTGCTGCATACCCGGCGCGGTTTCGGCTACATACTCGGTGAAAGTGCCTGA
- a CDS encoding phytanoyl-CoA dioxygenase family protein: MSHEIPVFDPKVEMKTLYSDGVSSLRGAFDRQSGPRLLEEYGAELQQAKDAKITKGRGPNRIWFPARPEKISMFTELITHPYITEVSEAVLGHDYQIVELGFDEPSQGAKNQPWHRDFPIPNVTKDGGRLDALAFNVTLKDVKPDMGPFEIAPGTQFMEEPEFMLARGMFVYKRYYDYFTDDTTQKRMGKLGDIQVRTPLTLHRGTTHASEETRPVMILGVCAREVQTEGVHSLPVSAEWFDGLSPRIQDTMQQHVRYTLVDTLRAIKTPGTDVEELMMGNESLIPN, from the coding sequence ATGAGTCATGAAATTCCAGTGTTTGATCCCAAAGTCGAAATGAAAACACTATACAGCGATGGCGTATCAAGCCTACGTGGTGCGTTCGACAGGCAGTCCGGTCCTCGCCTGCTTGAGGAATATGGTGCGGAATTGCAGCAAGCCAAAGATGCCAAAATCACCAAAGGGCGCGGTCCAAATCGTATATGGTTTCCAGCTCGTCCAGAAAAAATTTCAATGTTTACTGAGTTGATAACGCACCCTTACATAACGGAAGTCAGCGAGGCGGTGCTTGGTCATGATTATCAAATAGTCGAGCTTGGATTTGACGAGCCGTCGCAGGGTGCCAAAAATCAACCATGGCATCGTGATTTTCCAATTCCTAATGTTACAAAGGACGGAGGCAGATTAGACGCCTTAGCCTTTAACGTTACATTAAAGGACGTCAAGCCAGACATGGGACCATTCGAGATTGCTCCCGGCACGCAGTTTATGGAAGAGCCGGAATTTATGCTTGCGAGAGGCATGTTTGTCTACAAGCGGTATTATGATTATTTTACTGATGATACAACACAAAAGCGTATGGGAAAGCTGGGTGATATTCAGGTACGTACACCGCTGACCCTGCACCGGGGAACTACGCACGCCTCAGAGGAGACTCGACCAGTCATGATACTAGGCGTCTGTGCCCGTGAAGTGCAGACTGAAGGCGTGCATAGTTTGCCGGTTAGTGCCGAGTGGTTTGACGGGTTATCGCCGCGGATACAGGATACAATGCAGCAACACGTTCGATATACGCTCGTTGACACACTTAGAGCTATCAAAACACCAGGTACAGATGTCGAAGAGTTGATGATGGGTAACGAATCGCTCATCCCAAACTAA
- a CDS encoding glycosyltransferase family 2 protein, whose product MKLVIQIPCYNEEATLPIVLKSIPKKIKGIDSITVLVMDDGSTDRTVEVARKHGVKEFVLHRRNVGLGRQFHDGVNRALELGADIVVNTDADNQYPQDRIEDLVQPILRGEADIVIADRQTHTIEHFSAFKKFLQKVGSQVVNKAAGTDLPDAASGFRAYSRESLMQLNTITRFSYCMETIIQAGTKRLAITSIAVTTNPKLRESRLFRSTPEHVLKSAMAIIRAYIMYRPYMVFGTLGLSLLLLGLVPFARYVYLTLINDTGRGHLQSLIVGSIFLTGAFLCLVLNIIADLIRINRILIEDNLEHTKRMRFPKK is encoded by the coding sequence ATGAAATTAGTCATTCAAATCCCCTGCTATAACGAAGAAGCGACATTGCCGATCGTCCTCAAAAGCATACCCAAAAAAATCAAAGGTATTGATAGTATTACGGTTCTTGTCATGGACGATGGGTCGACCGACCGGACTGTCGAAGTTGCCCGCAAACACGGGGTCAAAGAGTTTGTGCTGCACCGGCGTAATGTCGGCCTCGGCCGGCAGTTCCACGACGGCGTCAACCGTGCCTTGGAGCTCGGTGCCGATATCGTCGTCAATACCGATGCCGACAATCAGTATCCGCAAGACCGCATCGAGGATCTGGTACAGCCGATACTGCGCGGCGAAGCCGACATTGTCATTGCTGACCGACAAACGCATACAATCGAACATTTCTCGGCTTTTAAGAAATTTTTGCAAAAAGTTGGCAGTCAGGTCGTCAATAAAGCCGCCGGCACTGATCTGCCGGATGCTGCCAGTGGCTTCAGGGCTTACTCGCGTGAGTCGCTGATGCAGCTCAATACGATTACACGGTTCAGTTACTGCATGGAAACAATCATCCAGGCCGGTACCAAGCGGCTGGCTATAACTAGCATTGCGGTAACGACCAATCCAAAGCTGCGCGAATCCCGTCTATTCCGGTCCACGCCTGAGCACGTGCTTAAGTCGGCGATGGCCATTATCCGGGCCTACATTATGTATCGGCCGTACATGGTGTTCGGAACCCTCGGCCTAAGCTTATTGTTGCTTGGACTCGTGCCGTTTGCCCGCTACGTGTACTTAACGTTAATTAATGATACGGGTCGCGGCCATCTTCAGTCATTGATAGTCGGCTCTATCTTCCTGACCGGCGCGTTTCTCTGCCTCGTGTTGAATATCATCGCCGACTTGATCCGCATTAACCGAATTCTCATTGAAGACAATCTCGAACACACCAAGCGGATGCGGTTTCCAAAAAAATAA